CCCGCTCAAAAGAGGTGACAAAGAGACACCAATCCATCAGGGATGAAAGTAATGCatcatgatcaatatgcatgtatacttacctgagaaatataggtccccttttcttcatggagtTTCATCTTCTCGAAAGTCTGAGTCTCTGATAGTAAGTTTTGATGGCTCTtttcgctcttgcttactcgagtcatgTCTTGTGATCTTAACCTCTGGAAAGGGTATGACATGAGCAAACCTTGATCTTTAAATTACCAGCTTTGCCTTGccttttttcttggaatcataGAGCCAACCCTATTATGTGTTTGTCAGATTGCCTCCCAGTTTGATCATGTCTCCAAGTGTTCAATTTGGGTTTTCTTTAGGGATGAGGCTATGTGGAAGAAGATCTGGTTATTTACAAGGAGTTgctttcatgaaggatttttggaatttcaaagctattccaaAGAAATCATTTCGATGTTTGTTCAAAACAAACTTGTTCTGAAAGATTCAAGCGATTCTCATAGATATGTTTGCATGAGTGTTAaaaatttgttcttcttttagTGAAGTGAAGTGATGTTTGATTGGTTAAAAGGGTTCAAACTTCAATATGGGGGTTTCAAAGAACCAGTTTTTGAGGCATTCATTTTGcttgcatgaataatgacttGTTTCACATGGGAAAACAAAGTTTACCAATCCAAATTgattgcctttgatcagaaagggcttgattgggcacgtaatgtaggctttggctcttggctatgaagaaaaaggatatttataggctcaaaaggtgtttaagggatttcaagactaaggatcactagtgcttatatcccaaactttttctttttccatgaatttttggaccttggaattgatttgcaACATGATCCACGGTGCCCCCCAATGTTGTGATTTTTATGGCACGCTCAAATCTTTTTGGAACTCTTATATGCCCCCCAgctttgtttgggcacttttGATCAATGAGGATTTCGTTTCATGCCCCCCAGTGTTGTTTGGGCACTTTTATCATTTGAAGACTTTTTATGCCCCCCAGGTTTTTTTTGGGCACTTTTAgtcattatggattttttgcACTTGCTCCCTAGTGtaaggtgtgatcctagccaaggttattttgTCAAGAAAAAGTTATTAGGTTCAAAAAGGGACTACAAGAGATTTTTTAGCATTGTGACAGGAtgatcaaagatggcctttcttcatttcaaatgcATTCATTCAGAATCGGCAAGCTCTGCTTTCTCATATGCGAATATACAAAAtggtttctcattattcatgcagtCAAAACTcagctttgaaattttttcatgGTGTTTGGGTTgtctttcagatttttttaagtattaggatatcacttgaattttcagaACTTGTTGATTAGAACAAAcaccaatttgatttttgtttttgtattaaactttgatttcccaaaaatccttgtgaaaacATGGGGTCCCCTTTTTTGGAGGGGGAAAAGAAAACACCAAAGAATTAGTGGTTTTGTGAGTGAAGGGTGTGCTCAGTATGTTATTTGCAATGAAAATGAAGGCATagaaaaacacatgatcttattaacaagaaagacTCATTTGACAAAGAAAGTTTTGTGGCATTATAAGCCAAATTGCCAACAAGACATAATAAAGCAAAAGGCAATAATTGGGTAGGCTCCATCTTCCCATTCTATAGCAGAACTTTGTCATTTATCCTCGAGAGTGCAGACTGCCTTCTTCACACCCTGTTCTTGCCATCAGTGTTTCGAGGTTTTCGGAGCATTCCTCCTCTAGTGCATTCACCGATCCACTTCCTAAAGCATGATTGGGTAAAGGGATCGAACTCACGCTTGGAGTTCCTTCGAGGGTTATCCATCCAACTTTGATTAAATGCATGAGCCTCTTTTTAAAGGCACTGCAGGTATGAATGCTATGTCCCACAACGCCAGTATGATATTCACAGGTGAGGTCCAGCTTGTACCAGTTGGGGTAAGGTGGTTGTAGAGGTGTCAAGGGTTCTAGAGCTATATACCTGATGCTTAGTAGCTTTTGGTACATCTCATTTAAGGGTAGCGGTaatggaggtagttgttcttgggctttttggtgtttggtttgaggCTCAGGTTTTCTGGCAGGAAAAGAAGAGTTGTAGTTGATGTTGGCGATTTGAGGTGAAGTGTGATAGTTTTGAAATTGGTTTTTCTTACCAATATAACCACCTTCAACATAGTCGACCTCCTTTCTTTTACCCTTAAAGCCTCTTTTCTCAATGGGCACAGATATCCTTACTCAATGCACTCAGCTACTGCCACAGCATCAGTAAATTGCTAGGCCGAACTACCCATCACATGTTCGTAGTATGGGTCCTTGAACGTGTTGGCAAACAGAGTGACCATCTCTTTATCCAGGAGCGGaggatgtacttgagcagctagGTCTCTCcacctttgagcatattcccttatgctttcctTGTCCCTTTTCTCTAGattggacaaactggttctATCAGGAGCAATATCCATATTGTACTTATATTGCTTCACAAATGCATCCACCAAATCTTTCCATGTATGGATTTTGGTGTtgtccaatctcatgtaccagCTTAACGCTGCCCCACTTAAGCTATCCTGGAAAAAGTGCAtcagtagtttttcatcatgtactacttTTTCCATCTTATTGTAGTAAGATTTGAGATGAGTCATGAGGCATTGCGTTCCggtatatttgatgaattcaggaacgCGGAACTTTTTCGGgacaaccacatttgggaccagACACATTTCTGATGCTCGTACTGGATCGTACAAGTTTACCCCTTCAATGGCTCTAATTCGAGCTTCCAACGCTACCATTTTATCTTGACTAATGTCATTAGACGACTTGGTCTTGTGGGACTCATTGGCAAATGGATCTATGACTACAGGGGCTGGTGCTGATGGCATTGAGTGCACAAATGCTGGATTATGTggaggttcttgaccatgttcactcATTGTTTCTTCAGGTTGAGCTATTGCCGGAGGCTGAACAAAAATAGCTAGTTGATTTGAAGGACCTTCACCAGAGGCATTTCTAAGTGTTTTCTCGAGTAAGATAGTAAGGCGAGCCACGCTTGCTTTTATAGACTCTAACTCTTCTTGGAAATAGGCGTCGCGGTGaacacgctcttcatcttccatgtttcttgctcggaGTTGGGTGTTGTAGGctctttggggacctatatttcaacttgttgcatgtatgtatgttatttacAATGGATGGATGTACATGTATGGATGCAAATGTATGTGTATGCATATTTGGTATGAATGGCAAAAACCCATGCAAAATGAATAACAAGAGAGTTCATGCTCTAAAGGAAGGTTCTAGGTCATTACATGATTGGTAGGCTTTCTACCTAGTCATAAAAGGGTATATGAACTGCCCAGTGACCACCTTACGTAAAGGCAGTATCGGGGTTTACAAGGAATGGTTGGGGCACAATGTGACCGCCATTACCGAGTAAACACTCAActcatagttggatgtttcaTGAATCTGAACCCCGACTGAAAGTCATGAGTCAGATCGCtactccccacctaacctagaattgGGTTTATTCgcaaaattaaaatgcatgttaaaGCAATATGAGCTAAAAAGTTAAAGACCagcaaaataatcaaacaatcaaAGCTCAATCCAACcaatcaaaagaaaggtttagtaatatcttgtttaagaggtattgagtagatatatgaatttaatgagagtttgtttctctggataaattaaagtaagtttAATGATGAAttccttgctttatggaatttacaaattgtttttctattttaacgctttgactactagggactagtaataagctggttggggggtgtgattagtacttaaaagtgcatatttatcaaggttttatatcatcattttgcacttaaagtatcaataactccttaactaaagcatgttttataataacaagtgtaatactataaaatgccctaatatatggtaaatgttcatcttaaatgcaggcctatcacataaatcaaaggattgattgatgaattcaactactgaaatttgtgaagataaagagagggtgaaacttagaaaagagatgttggtgcagtccaaactggaacaatGTTCGGtgtttgggtcatatctcgagttctagatgtccaaataacctcaaatttttacacatatTCAATAAGACATAGgcatacaactttcatgttttcatcaagatctaagaaggccgttttcaagtccaaattatagcaacaacggagaagtccgaatctgtcctgcagcccgaacactgttcagtgtttgacccatatctggagttctagaagtccaaatcacctccaatttttttttcctggaaacctgagtcaatttcctacaactttcatgttttcaagtggacccagttctgatgctagcattttctttttatttagacaagaaaataaggattttcacaaagtcaaaagttggccacccactcaacaattagtcatcaaatcaataattccgaattttggcctataaaaggaggcattttccatgtatttaggagcttggttgttcagatcaagttcatgctctttatttctctctttatattttttgtaattcttaagttttgctttcattaatttcttgtttatgcttttcatttcctttcctttccttagttaacttgtatcttatttatgttcttgttttgtttatttatgtttctcttcttcattatgtttagctaagtttattatgtcaaggtgaaaaggttacactaatggtgtaaaaaacaagtatagtgtaagaacaagtatagtgtaaactcaacatggaccttaatgtttaatattaacatgtcttatctttttatcttactaattcttaataccttgcttgttaaatggttaatctagatttgtgttatataacacttggtataacaaatgcttggcactctcatagcccaaccgtatggtattacctacacctgagctatgaaaggaacttgatttgttgttaacatcagttaatatcatgaattcctgataatatttaaaagtttggtattatgtaaataagacaattaatatgat
This genomic stretch from Populus alba chromosome 19, ASM523922v2, whole genome shotgun sequence harbors:
- the LOC118038705 gene encoding uncharacterized protein; translated protein: MEDEERVHRDAYFQEELESIKASVARLTILLEKTLRNASGEGPSNQLAIFVQPPAIAQPEETMSEHGQEPPHNPAFVHSMPSAPAPVVIDPFANESHKTKSSNDISQDKMVALEARIRAIEGVNLYDPVRASEMCLVPNVVVPKKFRVPEFIKYTGTQCLMTHLKSYYNKMEKVVHDEKLLMHFFQDSLSGAALSWYMRLDNTKIHTWKDLVDAFVKQYKYNMDIAPDRTSLSNLEKRDKESIREYAQRWRDLAAQVHPPLLDKEMVTLFANTFKDPYYEHVMGFKGKRKEVDYVEGGYIGKKNQFQNYHTSPQIANINYNSSFPARKPEPQTKHQKAQEQLPPLPLPLNEMYQKLLSIRYIALEPLTPLQPPYPNWYKLDLTCEYHTGVVGHSIHTCSAFKKRLMHLIKVGWITLEGTPSVSSIPLPNHALGSGSVNALEEECSENLETLMARTGCEEGSLHSRG